Proteins encoded in a region of the Atopobium sp. oral taxon 416 genome:
- a CDS encoding NlpC/P60 family protein, producing the protein MTGKRTVAFAIASVLAFGGTFGAVSVPALAEDSSSLQQQLDDANTQLTNMGYQLAASQEQLNGTAIQLSDTQSKIDSLNDDIVQKQSELEGQQATLSKRVSSNYKTGGVSLLSIVLDSESFDDFVGRVYYADKVAESDKAQIDSIKELEDNLNSQKNELENQKSQEESLYNQQTNQTATMQSQIDRQKDFINGLSDDVKNAVVEETTRQAEASGEEAPASTDDLTLSDYVSSLRTLTGSDSGNNDQGGATADSDTIRQANDANQHPNNGGGVNSGSGNNQSSQSWSAPITSDNSTPPQSTQSTQSTQPPQSTRPTQSTQPPQSTRPTQSAPQPRPSQPVSSGVNLGTVVATAQSYLGVPYIYGGASRSGIDCSGLTMNAYAAAGVFLPHNDAAQRALFTPVSLAQAQPGDLVFFNGHVGVYVGGGQMIHAPQPGMTVEYCTIYIMGGPIMIGHYNG; encoded by the coding sequence ATGACCGGTAAAAGAACAGTTGCATTTGCAATTGCTTCTGTACTTGCATTCGGCGGTACCTTTGGGGCAGTCTCAGTTCCCGCTCTTGCCGAGGATTCAAGCTCACTGCAGCAGCAGCTTGATGACGCAAACACGCAATTGACGAATATGGGATATCAGCTCGCTGCATCCCAGGAACAGCTCAATGGTACGGCAATTCAGCTGAGCGATACGCAGAGCAAGATTGATTCTCTGAATGACGATATCGTCCAAAAGCAGAGTGAGCTTGAGGGGCAACAGGCAACGCTCAGTAAGCGCGTCTCCTCGAACTACAAGACAGGCGGCGTGAGCCTTCTTTCCATTGTGTTGGATTCCGAAAGCTTCGATGACTTCGTCGGGCGTGTCTACTACGCGGACAAGGTTGCGGAGTCCGATAAGGCGCAGATTGATTCGATCAAGGAGCTTGAGGATAACCTCAATTCCCAAAAGAATGAACTTGAGAATCAGAAATCCCAGGAAGAGTCCCTCTACAACCAGCAGACCAACCAGACAGCTACGATGCAGTCACAGATCGACAGACAGAAGGACTTTATCAATGGGCTTTCTGACGACGTGAAGAACGCCGTGGTGGAAGAGACCACCCGTCAGGCTGAGGCCAGCGGCGAAGAGGCGCCTGCTTCTACGGATGATCTGACGCTGAGCGACTATGTGAGCTCCCTGCGGACCCTCACTGGTTCCGATTCCGGCAATAACGATCAGGGTGGAGCAACCGCTGACAGCGATACTATCAGACAGGCAAATGATGCCAACCAGCATCCGAACAATGGCGGCGGCGTCAACTCTGGCAGCGGTAACAATCAGTCGAGTCAATCCTGGTCTGCGCCGATAACGTCGGACAACAGCACTCCGCCTCAGTCAACCCAATCGACGCAATCCACGCAGCCGCCTCAATCAACTCGGCCGACGCAATCCACGCAGCCGCCTCAATCAACTCGGCCGACGCAATCCGCGCCGCAGCCTCGGCCTTCACAGCCGGTGAGCAGCGGTGTCAACCTCGGTACTGTGGTCGCCACCGCTCAGAGCTATCTTGGTGTGCCGTATATCTACGGTGGTGCTAGCCGCTCCGGTATCGACTGCTCTGGCTTAACGATGAATGCCTACGCTGCAGCCGGAGTTTTCCTGCCGCACAACGATGCTGCACAGCGCGCACTGTTCACGCCGGTCTCCCTTGCACAGGCACAGCCGGGCGATCTGGTCTTCTTCAATGGCCATGTCGGCGTCTATGTTGGCGGTGGCCAGATGATTCACGCACCGCAGCCGGGCATGACTGTTGAGTACTGCACGATCTACATCATGGGTGGCCCGATCATGATCGGTCACTATAACGGCTAA
- a CDS encoding ECF transporter S component gives MQTIDQQKRGFTIREVVFLAIIAIFFGIIYQLWSYVYYLLAATPLEPFANDITLGVWVMAGPLAGILLKRRGVSIISEFLAAAVEMLLFSSWGVGDLINGAVQGLGSELGFATCRYRNWDKAGLFWGALWTTIITFAWDLLRSGYAEYGVGMCIALFIIRFASIGLFSGVLVYKIAELVNKTGLLDK, from the coding sequence GTGCAGACCATCGACCAACAAAAACGAGGGTTCACGATCCGCGAAGTGGTGTTCCTCGCGATCATCGCGATCTTTTTCGGGATCATCTATCAGCTCTGGAGCTATGTCTACTATCTTCTAGCCGCAACCCCGCTTGAGCCCTTTGCAAACGATATCACCTTAGGTGTCTGGGTTATGGCAGGCCCGCTGGCGGGAATCCTGCTCAAGCGCCGTGGTGTCTCAATTATCAGTGAGTTCCTGGCTGCCGCAGTCGAGATGCTTCTCTTCTCGAGTTGGGGCGTCGGCGACCTGATCAACGGAGCAGTCCAAGGTTTGGGCTCTGAGCTGGGCTTCGCTACCTGCCGCTACAGGAACTGGGACAAAGCTGGACTCTTCTGGGGTGCCCTGTGGACGACGATCATCACTTTCGCTTGGGACCTGCTGAGAAGTGGTTATGCGGAGTACGGCGTAGGCATGTGCATTGCCCTCTTTATCATCCGCTTCGCCTCAATCGGCCTCTTCTCCGGCGTGCTGGTCTATAAGATCGCCGAACTTGTCAACAAGACGGGCTTGCTTGACAAATGA
- a CDS encoding LacI family DNA-binding transcriptional regulator, with protein MAKVTLKDIARAVGVSPTTVSLVLNGRPCRVSQPVRQKIKDVALQKHYVPNQIARSLVSQCSHSFGLVIPNIESRFFASLAHNIETLCRKQGYMLLITNSDGTAKNDAELVRLLVNRGADGIFFVASEESEADQNLVDTLEQLPCPYVMVDRFIEGLTCDSVRYDNEMGASMAVNYLIEQGHDHIAAMLNLNSNTGRDRLIGYKQALEDHGLTYDGSLVFETDYFIPDAYTAAHDVLKSGVSAVFASSDNIALGLLKRITEERLSVPKDISVVSYDNSAADSIFEPALTSIEQNVPELSRNAVELLMARVNAGKDAPVQGDITQRVLKPRLVIKDSVKNINPASAHVTDSEANIALL; from the coding sequence ATGGCAAAGGTAACGCTGAAGGATATAGCGCGGGCAGTAGGAGTCTCTCCGACGACAGTTTCGTTGGTGCTTAATGGCAGACCCTGTCGGGTGAGCCAACCGGTTCGGCAGAAGATCAAAGACGTGGCATTGCAGAAGCACTATGTGCCGAACCAGATTGCCCGGAGCCTGGTCTCTCAGTGCTCCCACAGCTTCGGTTTGGTGATTCCGAACATTGAGAGTCGTTTCTTCGCTTCATTAGCACACAACATTGAGACTCTGTGCCGCAAGCAGGGCTATATGCTTCTGATCACGAACTCTGACGGCACCGCTAAAAACGATGCAGAGTTGGTGCGTCTTCTCGTCAACCGCGGCGCTGACGGGATCTTCTTTGTTGCCTCAGAGGAATCCGAGGCGGACCAGAACTTGGTCGATACCTTAGAGCAGCTGCCCTGCCCCTATGTAATGGTCGACCGTTTTATCGAAGGACTCACCTGTGATTCGGTACGCTACGACAATGAGATGGGTGCCTCCATGGCAGTCAACTATCTGATCGAACAGGGGCACGACCACATCGCGGCGATGCTCAACCTGAATTCGAATACCGGCCGTGACCGCTTGATCGGCTATAAGCAGGCCCTGGAGGACCATGGACTCACATACGACGGCTCACTCGTCTTCGAGACTGATTACTTCATCCCAGATGCCTATACGGCGGCGCATGATGTTCTGAAGAGCGGGGTCTCCGCAGTGTTTGCCAGCTCCGACAACATTGCCTTAGGGCTCTTAAAGAGGATCACTGAGGAAAGGCTCTCAGTACCGAAGGACATCTCGGTCGTTAGCTACGACAACAGCGCTGCGGACTCCATCTTTGAGCCAGCCCTGACTTCGATTGAGCAGAATGTGCCAGAACTCTCGAGAAATGCCGTGGAGCTCCTGATGGCGCGCGTAAACGCCGGCAAGGATGCTCCGGTGCAGGGGGATATTACCCAGCGGGTTCTGAAGCCCCGTTTGGTGATCAAGGATTCCGTCAAGAACATCAATCCGGCTTCTGCTCATGTCACTGACAGCGAGGCGAATATCGCGCTGCTGTAG
- a CDS encoding transposase produces MHSAVAKIKRMAGTFRQERKGILNWWEKGSTNSFLKGLNSLVQSAESAARGFRNMSYFKTMIFLRLENSTSRPRDSWPVLPTRDVEEPKNGWHTQACHPKKGEAVWQR; encoded by the coding sequence ATGCACTCTGCCGTAGCTAAGATCAAGAGGATGGCAGGTACCTTTAGGCAGGAGCGTAAGGGAATCTTGAACTGGTGGGAGAAGGGATCCACCAATTCGTTCCTCAAAGGGCTCAACTCCCTCGTCCAGTCAGCAGAAAGTGCTGCTAGGGGCTTCAGGAACATGTCCTACTTCAAGACGATGATCTTCCTCAGACTGGAAAACTCAACTTCTCGGCCCAGAGACAGCTGGCCTGTACTACCCACTAGAGACGTCGAAGAGCCGAAAAACGGGTGGCACACGCAGGCGTGCCACCCGAAAAAGGGGGAAGCGGTATGGCAAAGGTAA
- a CDS encoding energy-coupling factor transporter transmembrane protein EcfT: protein MSNNRADRLTDRMGSGQQGSELRGLNASVLFVSMLGVGILIGFSQSIILNLIVIAFGFIYLAAMRARLKTALIALAVAFPLALGTWSSFMFFAVNHAPHTAWLYGTRVYAYLALGMMVTMTKGAEEVLTSLHQHLHLSNTFVFGLLGSFNLVKSIHDQYKRIMYSAMLRGDEYHLWQPRLYLRFIITALNWSGDLAQGMTSEGFSEGAPRTELVEDVCPIWQWVLAVVLIALFAVGAFVIRPW, encoded by the coding sequence ATGAGCAACAACCGCGCAGACCGTCTCACGGACCGTATGGGATCGGGACAGCAGGGCTCTGAGCTGCGGGGGCTCAATGCCTCCGTCCTCTTTGTGTCAATGCTGGGGGTGGGGATCCTGATCGGCTTTTCCCAGTCAATCATCCTCAACCTGATTGTGATAGCCTTCGGATTCATCTACCTCGCAGCGATGCGTGCACGTCTCAAGACCGCGCTGATCGCGCTAGCAGTGGCCTTTCCGTTGGCGTTGGGTACCTGGTCCTCATTCATGTTCTTTGCGGTCAATCATGCGCCGCACACCGCCTGGCTCTATGGGACGCGTGTGTATGCCTATCTGGCGTTAGGCATGATGGTGACGATGACAAAAGGGGCAGAGGAGGTCTTAACCAGCCTCCACCAGCACTTGCACCTCTCCAATACCTTTGTGTTTGGCTTGCTCGGCTCCTTTAATCTGGTGAAGAGCATCCATGACCAGTACAAGCGGATTATGTATTCCGCGATGCTGCGCGGGGATGAGTACCACCTCTGGCAGCCGCGGCTCTATCTGCGCTTCATTATCACCGCGCTCAACTGGTCGGGGGATTTGGCGCAGGGGATGACGTCTGAGGGGTTCAGCGAAGGGGCCCCGCGCACCGAGCTTGTTGAGGACGTGTGTCCCATCTGGCAGTGGGTCTTAGCAGTTGTACTCATCGCGCTCTTCGCGGTGGGCGCTTTCGTGATCCGGCCCTGGTAG
- a CDS encoding ATP-binding cassette domain-containing protein, which produces MTLSLKTQDLSFRYRDILIFSHQNFEVPLGEFSVLSGPSGSGKSTLLKLLAGLYPRYGGTITSGNVYLEGQVAGICMPFERAQRVSMLFQHPARQFSMRTVAQQIDFACANLQVPKEEVAERRQEVLKRLNLEHLAQHIVTTLSGGEQQCVALACVLAMRSKIILLDEPFANVDVHGRAYILKVLKGLQTREGTTIFLADHELEGYRGIATKLFSLSGETHELTEKPLDMLPEGKSGEEHRVTPHPLKSGLFSWSDLSYGAGERTLVKDSRFTLPKGQVGLLSGDNGVGKSTLFKVLSCQHDYTGTLTFEGQDAQNFKPKEWAMKVGLTFQSSEDQFVTLTMEDELSLSAQHSLQPKYWDKKRIASAVEELGLTGLERHVVYRLSGGQQKKLQLLSMLIMGQPTLLADEPFAGLDAASVRVVLNLLCQTVEALEPAVLVASHQRAQVAEACDYELRLEDQHLNLLGEEQ; this is translated from the coding sequence ATGACGCTTTCCCTTAAAACACAAGACCTGAGTTTTCGCTACCGCGACATCCTGATCTTTTCCCATCAGAACTTCGAGGTGCCGCTGGGCGAATTCTCAGTCCTGAGCGGCCCTTCCGGCAGTGGCAAGTCGACGCTGCTGAAGTTGCTCGCCGGCCTCTATCCACGCTACGGCGGCACCATCACCTCCGGCAACGTCTATCTGGAAGGACAGGTGGCCGGGATCTGTATGCCTTTTGAGCGTGCTCAGCGGGTTTCGATGCTCTTCCAGCATCCCGCCCGGCAATTCAGTATGCGCACGGTCGCACAGCAGATCGACTTTGCTTGCGCGAACCTGCAGGTACCTAAAGAGGAAGTTGCAGAGCGTCGACAGGAAGTCCTGAAGCGTCTCAATTTGGAGCACCTGGCTCAGCACATTGTGACCACCCTCTCCGGTGGTGAGCAGCAGTGCGTGGCGCTCGCTTGCGTGCTCGCGATGCGCTCCAAGATCATCCTGCTCGACGAGCCCTTCGCCAATGTAGACGTGCATGGACGTGCCTATATTCTGAAAGTTTTAAAAGGGCTACAGACACGGGAAGGCACGACCATATTTTTGGCTGACCACGAGCTGGAAGGCTACCGGGGGATTGCGACTAAGCTCTTTTCGCTTTCCGGGGAAACCCACGAGCTCACCGAGAAGCCGCTCGACATGCTGCCGGAGGGGAAGTCCGGTGAGGAGCATAGGGTTACCCCGCATCCCCTGAAATCGGGGTTGTTCTCCTGGTCTGATCTCAGCTATGGGGCGGGGGAGCGGACCCTTGTGAAGGACAGCCGCTTCACCCTTCCCAAAGGGCAGGTCGGACTTTTGTCCGGAGACAACGGGGTGGGAAAGTCTACCCTGTTCAAAGTGCTCTCCTGCCAACATGACTACACAGGGACGCTCACCTTTGAGGGGCAGGATGCCCAGAACTTTAAGCCCAAGGAGTGGGCCATGAAGGTAGGGCTGACCTTTCAGTCGAGTGAGGATCAGTTCGTCACGCTCACGATGGAAGACGAGCTTTCCCTCTCTGCACAGCACTCGCTGCAGCCTAAGTATTGGGACAAGAAACGCATCGCCAGCGCCGTTGAGGAATTAGGTCTCACCGGACTTGAGAGACATGTGGTGTACCGGCTCTCGGGAGGGCAACAGAAGAAGCTGCAGCTCTTGAGCATGCTGATTATGGGACAGCCGACCTTGCTGGCTGACGAGCCCTTTGCAGGGCTCGACGCCGCCTCGGTCCGGGTGGTCCTGAATCTCCTTTGCCAGACGGTTGAGGCTCTGGAGCCTGCGGTGCTCGTGGCCTCCCATCAGCGTGCGCAGGTCGCAGAGGCCTGTGACTACGAGCTCAGGCTTGAGGATCAACACCTGAATCTGTTGGGGGAGGAGCAATGA